The Longimicrobiaceae bacterium sequence GGAGTATGTCTCGCGGCCCGGTGCCCCCATCAAGACGCGGGCGTCGTTCGCCGTGCAGGACGGCGTGCCGGGAGTGACGCCGGTGTAAAAGACATAATTACGAATTACGAATTACGAATCACCAATTACGAATTTTGAATTTTGAATTTTGAATTGCGAACGGGGTTTCCTTTGCGGCCTCTGGTGAAGCCTCGGTGGCCTCTGCGGTTTGACTAACTGGTTGCCGATCTGCTGACGTGCTGGCGCGTTCGCTGCGGGGGTCTCTGGCTGGTGGAAGTCAGCTGACGGGACACCCCGGGGCGTGCGTGCGATGACTACACGAGCGAGGGTCGCGGCGGGAACGGTGGGCGCGCTGGTCGCGGGTGGGATCGCCGCGGCAGGCGCGGGTCGCGCGGCGTGGGAGCGCGAGAGCGCTCGCGCGGTGGGGCGGCTGCGCGCGGCGGCGACGGCGGCGAGGAGGTTGGAGTCGGAGACGGGATCGGTCTCCGATCTACCGGTTCCTCCGAAGCCGGTACGCCGCTACCTGCGCTGGGCGATCCCGGAGGGAGCAGGGCCGGTCCGGCTCGCGCGAATCCGCTGGCGAGGGGAGTTCCGGATGCGACCGGGTGCGAAGTGGGCACCCTTCTCCGCCTACCAGGAGTACAGCCTGCGCCCGCCCGGCTTCGTCTGGGACGCGCGCATCCACCTCTTCCCGGGGATGACCGCGCGGGTGCGCGACGGCTATCTCGCCGGCGCCGGCACGGTCTCCGGTCGCCTGGGCGGCGTCTTCCCGCTGGCCCACGCTGGCGGCACCCCGGAGATCGCGCAGAGCGCGCTCGCCCGCTGGCTGGGCGAGGCCGTCTGGTTCCCGACCGCCTTGCTTCCTGGAGGTGCGGTCACCTGGCAGACCATCGACGATACCTCCGCAAGGGCCCTGGTGGTGGACTGTGAGGTTCGCGCCGAGGGAGAGTTCCGCTTCGGACCCTCCGGCGAGGTCTTCTCCGTCCGAGCGATCCGCTTCCGTGACGTCGGTGGACAGCCAGTGGCAACGCCGTTCGAAGGAAGGTTCGGCAGCTACATGTCGAACGACGGCTTCCACATCCCGCGCGAGGCGGAAGCGGCGTGGCTGTTGGAGGATGGAGCCTTCGTCTACTGGCGGGGGCGCGTGGCGGAAGTGGAATACGAGGGTTGACGAACCCGATCGCGCTATGCTCCGCACCCCTCGCCGCACGGCCGCGGCGAGGAGGCACGGCAGGGATACCGAGGCCCTAGAGGTAGGTTGCGCCCCCAAAGGAGCGAACGTGAGGCGATTCGGGTGAGGCGGGCGGTTCGAGACCGCTGCCGCCAGCGGACCTCACGAAGGGGACGTCATCGCCTGCTCGAAGGTCTCCCGATGATTGCGGAGCCAGGTCTCGAAGGTCTGCACCTGCGGGTAGAGCTCCCGAGTCCGCTCCAGATCGGGCGTGCGGTCAGGCACGAGCTTGCGGTAGTACTCGAACATGTTCGCCACATCCTGAGCGCCGGGGAAGCCGAGTGCGGCGAAGTCCTCGCGAGGCATGTGGGCGTAGCTCACCGGCCGCCCGGTGACTCGCGACATCGTCGCCGCGTACTCGTCCGGCGTCAGGTAGTCCCCCACCAGGTAGAGCGTCTTCCCCAGGAATTCCTCCGGCCGCTCGAAGATCACCGCCACCACTCCGCCGACGTCTTCGGCGCCGATC is a genomic window containing:
- a CDS encoding DUF6544 family protein, producing MTTRARVAAGTVGALVAGGIAAAGAGRAAWERESARAVGRLRAAATAARRLESETGSVSDLPVPPKPVRRYLRWAIPEGAGPVRLARIRWRGEFRMRPGAKWAPFSAYQEYSLRPPGFVWDARIHLFPGMTARVRDGYLAGAGTVSGRLGGVFPLAHAGGTPEIAQSALARWLGEAVWFPTALLPGGAVTWQTIDDTSARALVVDCEVRAEGEFRFGPSGEVFSVRAIRFRDVGGQPVATPFEGRFGSYMSNDGFHIPREAEAAWLLEDGAFVYWRGRVAEVEYEG